In Armatimonadia bacterium, a single genomic region encodes these proteins:
- a CDS encoding cupin domain-containing protein → MEQVNEHDLEFRHGDHGPKYLFRGPHHEWGVIVFKPGQSLGPHKHEQVEETFYFETGTPQMVVDGQSHRVKPGDVFKLSPGEAHDILNDGDSDTRLIFIKCPYVPTDKIDLK, encoded by the coding sequence ATGGAGCAGGTGAACGAGCACGACCTGGAGTTCCGTCACGGTGACCACGGACCCAAGTACCTCTTCCGCGGTCCTCATCACGAGTGGGGCGTCATCGTTTTCAAGCCCGGCCAGTCACTCGGCCCCCACAAGCATGAGCAGGTCGAGGAGACCTTCTACTTCGAGACCGGGACGCCGCAGATGGTCGTCGACGGACAGTCCCACCGCGTGAAGCCCGGTGACGTCTTCAAGCTCTCGCCCGGCGAGGCGCACGACATCCTCAACGACGGCGACAGCGACACTCGCCTGATCTTCATCAAGTGTCCTTACGTGCCCACCGACAAGATCGACCTCAAGTAA